The Sulfitobacter sp. S223 genome has a window encoding:
- a CDS encoding glutamate-5-semialdehyde dehydrogenase produces the protein MTEIADIHALMSDIGRRAKVAAATLATASAEQKHAALIAAADAVWSDREEIYAANAQDMAYGKDKGLSPAMLDRLALDEAGLRGIIDGLRAIAEQRDPVGDVIAEWDQPSGLHIQRVRTPLGVIGVIYESRPNVTADAGALCLKSGNAVILRGGSESFHSSRALHVCLQQGLRDAGLPEDAIQLVPTRDRQAVKEMLTMTDTIDVIVPRGGKGLVGLVQREARVPVFAHLEGIVHIYIDKDADPEKVLKIVMNSKTRRTGICGAAECLLIHRDVLPNIGKGLVRALVDAGVEVRGDEALANLDGVVPATDDDWGHEYLDMIIAAKAVDSIDAAMAHIRHYGSNHTDCIITEDPQAAQTFMNGLDSAILIHNASTQFADGGEFGMGAEIGIATGKMHARGPVGAEQLTSFKYLVTGDGTVRR, from the coding sequence ATGACAGAGATTGCAGATATTCATGCCCTGATGTCAGATATCGGCCGCCGTGCCAAAGTGGCGGCAGCAACCCTTGCAACAGCCAGTGCAGAGCAGAAGCACGCCGCGCTGATTGCTGCGGCTGATGCTGTCTGGAGCGATCGCGAAGAAATATACGCGGCCAACGCGCAAGATATGGCCTATGGCAAGGACAAGGGGCTGAGCCCTGCAATGCTTGACCGTCTAGCACTGGACGAGGCAGGGCTTCGGGGGATCATTGACGGGTTGCGTGCCATTGCTGAACAGCGCGATCCTGTCGGGGATGTTATCGCTGAATGGGACCAGCCCAGCGGGTTGCACATACAGCGGGTTCGGACGCCCCTTGGTGTCATTGGCGTGATCTATGAAAGCCGCCCGAATGTGACCGCCGATGCTGGTGCGTTATGTCTTAAATCTGGCAATGCCGTGATTTTGCGCGGCGGCTCTGAGAGCTTCCACAGCAGCCGCGCGTTGCACGTATGTTTGCAGCAAGGCTTGCGTGACGCTGGCCTGCCAGAAGACGCGATCCAGCTTGTCCCGACGCGTGACCGTCAGGCAGTGAAGGAAATGCTCACGATGACCGACACGATCGATGTCATCGTACCGCGTGGCGGCAAGGGGTTAGTCGGCTTGGTCCAGCGCGAAGCGCGCGTGCCGGTCTTTGCCCATCTTGAAGGCATCGTTCATATTTACATCGACAAGGACGCCGATCCTGAGAAAGTGCTCAAGATCGTGATGAACTCCAAGACTCGGCGGACAGGCATTTGCGGCGCTGCGGAGTGTTTGTTGATCCACCGGGACGTTTTGCCGAACATTGGCAAAGGTCTGGTGCGCGCGTTGGTCGACGCAGGCGTAGAGGTGCGCGGCGATGAGGCGCTTGCTAATCTGGACGGTGTCGTGCCAGCCACGGATGACGATTGGGGCCATGAATATCTGGACATGATCATTGCCGCGAAAGCAGTTGACAGCATCGACGCCGCGATGGCGCATATCCGGCACTATGGGTCAAACCATACGGATTGTATCATCACCGAAGATCCACAGGCTGCCCAGACATTTATGAATGGTCTCGATAGCGCCATCCTGATCCACAACGCTTCAACCCAGTTTGCCGATGGTGGTGAATTTGGCATGGGCGCCGAGATCGGGATTGCGACGGGTAAAATGCACGCGCGCGGCCCTGTAGGGGCCGAGCAGCTGACCAGCTTCAAATATCTGGTGACAGGGGATGGGACTGTCCGTCGCTAA
- a CDS encoding GNAT family N-acetyltransferase codes for MDISTQQKTLFTERFAVRPVQMSDLTRIEHYAADIRLAMHTPRLPHPLPPGLIAGFIERAMAPDREEDVWVMDGGTSGEEVMGVISLMRLDRNQSEIGYWVAPPFWGTHLASDAVQALVTGNPLGNAAMFASVFHDNPASAKVLTNTGFAYLGDAEIFCLARNATVPTWTYSLKLQ; via the coding sequence ATGGATATTTCGACACAACAGAAAACTCTGTTTACAGAACGGTTTGCAGTGCGTCCCGTGCAGATGTCCGATCTGACGCGGATCGAGCATTATGCCGCTGACATCCGGTTGGCTATGCATACGCCCCGCTTGCCTCATCCTTTGCCGCCTGGCCTGATTGCCGGCTTTATCGAGCGCGCGATGGCGCCAGATCGCGAAGAGGATGTCTGGGTGATGGATGGTGGGACATCCGGTGAAGAGGTTATGGGCGTGATCAGCCTGATGCGGCTTGACCGGAATCAGTCCGAGATCGGCTATTGGGTTGCGCCGCCCTTCTGGGGAACCCATTTAGCCTCTGATGCCGTGCAGGCGCTTGTGACCGGAAATCCGCTTGGTAATGCCGCAATGTTCGCGAGCGTCTTCCATGACAATCCCGCCTCTGCCAAAGTGCTTACCAACACCGGTTTCGCCTATCTGGGCGATGCTGAAATCTTTTGCCTTGCGCGCAATGCGACAGTGCCGACATGGACCTACAGCCTCAAGCTGCAGTAA
- a CDS encoding glycosyltransferase family 2 protein, which produces MPTASVIVPAFNVAKTLRATLDALCAQTFRDVEIIVVNDGSTDTTASLLRDYANRPHIKVITQRNRGLAGARNTGIAAASGEFIGFCDADDLWLPEKLAEHVAHLQSAPQIGVSYSGSCMIDDNGIALGINQSPRLKNITAAHIFKRNPIGNGSAPVIRRAVFDAIAHRPASEQSRDWYFDETFRQSEDIECWLRIALTTGWHFEGIEGHLTQYRISAGALSSATDLQLAAWERMVAKLALISPGFFAKHTKTARAYQLRYLARRAISDKDTARAVDLVAQSVKASWLPFWEEPRKTLTTIAAAAILRTAGPLALDALMEKRGAKS; this is translated from the coding sequence ATGCCCACAGCCTCTGTCATAGTGCCTGCGTTTAACGTGGCCAAAACCTTGCGGGCCACACTAGACGCTCTGTGCGCTCAGACCTTTAGAGACGTAGAAATTATCGTGGTGAATGACGGCTCTACCGATACGACCGCGTCGCTGTTGCGCGACTATGCGAACCGGCCCCACATAAAAGTCATCACCCAACGCAATCGCGGCCTTGCGGGCGCGCGCAACACCGGCATCGCTGCCGCATCCGGTGAGTTTATCGGTTTTTGCGATGCCGACGACTTGTGGTTGCCGGAAAAGTTGGCCGAACACGTAGCGCATTTGCAATCTGCACCACAAATCGGTGTGAGCTACTCTGGTTCTTGTATGATCGACGACAACGGCATTGCCCTTGGCATAAACCAGAGCCCGCGCCTCAAAAATATCACCGCGGCACATATCTTTAAACGCAATCCTATTGGAAACGGGTCAGCTCCTGTCATTCGCCGTGCGGTGTTCGATGCAATCGCCCACCGCCCTGCATCCGAGCAATCACGCGACTGGTATTTTGACGAGACATTCCGACAGTCCGAGGATATCGAATGCTGGTTGCGGATCGCCCTTACAACCGGCTGGCATTTCGAGGGTATTGAGGGACATCTCACACAATATCGCATCAGCGCGGGCGCCTTGTCCTCTGCAACCGATCTGCAATTGGCCGCTTGGGAACGGATGGTCGCAAAACTTGCCCTGATTTCGCCGGGGTTCTTTGCCAAACATACCAAAACGGCCCGCGCGTACCAGCTCCGCTATCTTGCCCGCCGCGCAATCAGTGACAAAGACACCGCGCGTGCTGTCGATCTGGTTGCGCAATCTGTCAAAGCGTCTTGGCTGCCGTTTTGGGAAGAGCCGCGCAAAACGCTCACGACGATTGCTGCAGCAGCGATTTTGCGCACTGCAGGCCCCCTTGCACTGGATGCACTTATGGAAAAGCGAGGCGCAAAGTCATGA
- the rpmA gene encoding 50S ribosomal protein L27 has translation MAHKKAGGSSRNGRDSAGRRLGVKKYGGEVVVPGNIIVRQRGTKFWPGQNVGMGKDHTIFATVDGNVQFHKGLKNRTFISIVPVAEAAE, from the coding sequence ATGGCACACAAAAAAGCAGGCGGCTCATCCCGTAACGGGCGCGACTCAGCTGGTCGTCGCCTTGGCGTTAAAAAATATGGCGGCGAAGTTGTCGTTCCTGGCAACATCATCGTGCGTCAGCGCGGCACCAAATTCTGGCCTGGCCAGAACGTGGGCATGGGCAAAGATCACACGATCTTCGCAACTGTTGACGGCAACGTTCAGTTCCACAAGGGCCTGAAAAACCGCACATTCATTTCTATCGTACCGGTAGCGGAAGCTGCTGAATAA
- the obgE gene encoding GTPase ObgE: MKFLDLAKVYIRSGAGGGGCISFRREKYIEFGGPDGGDGGGGGSVWAVAVDGLNTLIDFRYQQHFFAKNGQPGMGKQRTGKDGEDIILRVPVGTEILDEDEETVLADMTELGQRIELARGGNGGWGNLHFKSATNQAPRRSNPGQDGVERTLWLRLKLIADVGLLGLPNAGKSTFLAATSNARPKVADYPFTTLHPNLGVVGVDNTEFVVADIPGLIEGAHEGRGLGHRFLGHVERCAVLMHLVDGTSETITEDYQTIIGELEAYGGELADRPRVTVLNKIDALDEEELASARAELEKACGGEVMTMSGVAQTNTVEVLRALRAQIDDDRLRQKPAGEEAPWQP; the protein is encoded by the coding sequence ATGAAGTTCCTCGATCTCGCCAAAGTTTACATCCGCTCCGGTGCCGGTGGCGGCGGCTGTATCTCGTTCCGGCGGGAGAAATATATCGAATTCGGCGGCCCCGACGGTGGCGATGGCGGCGGGGGCGGTTCGGTCTGGGCTGTGGCTGTGGATGGTCTCAACACCCTTATCGATTTTCGCTATCAGCAACACTTTTTCGCCAAGAACGGTCAACCGGGTATGGGGAAACAGCGTACCGGCAAGGACGGTGAGGATATCATCCTGCGCGTGCCTGTTGGCACTGAAATCCTCGACGAAGACGAAGAGACCGTGCTTGCCGATATGACCGAACTTGGCCAACGCATCGAACTTGCGCGCGGTGGTAATGGCGGCTGGGGTAACCTGCACTTTAAATCTGCGACCAACCAAGCACCGCGCCGGTCTAACCCTGGTCAGGACGGGGTGGAGCGTACTCTGTGGCTGCGGCTAAAGCTGATTGCGGATGTCGGGCTTCTGGGTCTGCCCAATGCAGGTAAATCCACGTTTCTGGCGGCGACATCTAACGCCCGCCCGAAAGTTGCGGACTATCCCTTCACAACGCTGCACCCGAACCTTGGTGTGGTCGGTGTTGATAACACCGAATTCGTGGTCGCTGACATTCCCGGTTTGATCGAGGGTGCCCATGAAGGCCGTGGCCTTGGCCACCGCTTTTTGGGTCATGTAGAGCGCTGCGCCGTTCTGATGCATCTGGTCGACGGCACCTCCGAGACAATCACCGAAGACTACCAGACAATCATCGGTGAGCTTGAGGCCTATGGTGGAGAGCTGGCCGATCGTCCGCGTGTCACGGTGCTTAACAAGATTGACGCGCTGGATGAGGAAGAGCTTGCAAGTGCCCGTGCTGAATTGGAAAAAGCATGTGGTGGTGAGGTCATGACGATGTCTGGTGTTGCGCAAACAAATACCGTCGAAGTCCTGCGGGCCCTGCGTGCGCAGATTGACGATGACCGGTTGCGTCAGAAACCTGCGGGGGAGGAAGCGCCTTGGCAGCCCTGA
- a CDS encoding DUF2059 domain-containing protein, which yields MQSIRQVLMIPLTALMLGLFALSATAEPAERAQVEAFLEVTGFDVALESIRLSADAAPQMLGLQAEDFGSEWKRLVSEVFKTQLMHDMALDILQKTLTEQLLTHAADFYASDLGKRLVVAENSSHMIEEDGLKSESGAQIIEGLNRIGSERVAILERLNRASGSEESSLKSIQEVQIRFLMAAAGAGVIELQMDEPDLREAMQSQEEELRANLRQSALEGAAYTYQAFSDEEMVAYAEALEHPDMQQVYSLMNAVQYEIMANRFEAVAERLRQMQPSQDL from the coding sequence ATGCAATCGATACGTCAGGTACTAATGATCCCCCTCACAGCCCTCATGTTGGGTCTTTTTGCGTTATCAGCCACGGCAGAGCCCGCTGAGCGCGCGCAGGTTGAAGCATTTCTGGAAGTGACCGGTTTTGATGTGGCGCTGGAGAGCATCCGGTTGTCTGCGGATGCCGCGCCGCAAATGCTGGGTTTGCAAGCCGAGGATTTTGGATCGGAATGGAAGCGCCTTGTGTCCGAGGTGTTCAAGACCCAACTGATGCATGACATGGCGCTTGATATCCTGCAAAAAACCCTCACGGAGCAATTGCTGACCCATGCGGCAGATTTTTATGCGTCTGATCTGGGAAAACGGCTGGTCGTTGCAGAAAACAGTTCTCATATGATTGAGGAAGATGGCCTCAAATCCGAAAGCGGTGCGCAGATCATCGAGGGGCTTAACCGCATTGGTTCAGAGCGCGTTGCCATTCTGGAGCGACTGAACCGTGCCAGCGGCAGCGAGGAAAGCTCGCTCAAGTCTATTCAGGAGGTCCAGATCAGGTTCCTGATGGCTGCGGCGGGTGCAGGCGTGATCGAACTTCAAATGGACGAGCCTGATCTGCGCGAAGCAATGCAATCCCAAGAAGAGGAGCTGCGGGCCAACTTGCGCCAGAGCGCGCTTGAAGGGGCGGCTTATACGTATCAAGCGTTCTCAGACGAAGAGATGGTCGCTTACGCCGAGGCGCTGGAACACCCCGATATGCAGCAGGTTTATTCATTGATGAACGCGGTGCAGTACGAAATTATGGCCAACAGATTTGAAGCCGTCGCAGAACGTTTGCGCCAGATGCAGCCTAGTCAGGATCTATAG
- the proB gene encoding glutamate 5-kinase: MAALTEAKRVVIKIGSALLVDRTTGSLRADWLASLAQDVVWLKKLGVDVVLVSSGSIALGRGVLGLGLGTLALEQSQAAAAVGQIRLARAYEEVLAPHGITTAQVLVTLEDSANRRRYLNSRATLETLLGLGAVPIVNENDTVATDEIRFGDNDRLAAQIAVTVGADQLILLSDVDGFYTANPADDATATRFEVIDRITPRIEAMAGDAGSGLSKGGMKTKLMAAKTAVSAGCAMAITEGSVLRPLTALDQGANATWFTAQTDPQAARKSWIAAMKPLGALTLDRGAVDALQRGKSLLPAGITNVVGNFERGDAVSLLGPDGAGVGSGLARYSAAEARLIQGHQSVEIEALLGYPGRAALIHRDDMAL, translated from the coding sequence TTGGCAGCCCTGACAGAGGCCAAACGCGTTGTCATAAAGATTGGTTCTGCTCTGCTGGTGGATCGTACCACCGGTAGTTTGCGGGCTGATTGGCTGGCTTCATTGGCGCAAGACGTGGTCTGGCTCAAGAAATTGGGCGTGGATGTTGTGCTGGTGTCGTCCGGCTCAATTGCGCTGGGGCGTGGTGTTCTGGGGCTGGGGCTGGGCACGCTGGCGCTTGAACAATCGCAGGCGGCGGCTGCTGTCGGGCAAATTCGTCTTGCGCGTGCCTACGAAGAGGTTCTGGCCCCGCATGGGATCACCACCGCGCAGGTTCTTGTGACGCTGGAAGACAGCGCCAACCGCCGCCGGTATCTGAACAGCCGGGCGACGCTCGAGACACTTCTGGGGCTTGGTGCCGTTCCGATTGTGAATGAAAATGATACTGTTGCTACTGATGAAATCCGCTTTGGTGATAATGACCGACTTGCCGCGCAGATCGCGGTCACTGTCGGCGCTGACCAGCTAATCCTGTTGTCGGACGTGGATGGGTTCTACACTGCCAATCCTGCGGATGATGCAACTGCCACCCGGTTTGAGGTGATTGACAGGATCACCCCCCGGATCGAGGCGATGGCCGGCGATGCAGGCTCAGGACTAAGCAAAGGCGGCATGAAGACAAAGTTGATGGCGGCAAAAACAGCCGTATCGGCGGGCTGCGCGATGGCGATCACCGAAGGGTCGGTATTGCGGCCGCTGACAGCCCTTGATCAGGGTGCGAATGCGACGTGGTTTACCGCCCAGACAGATCCGCAGGCTGCGCGCAAAAGCTGGATCGCGGCGATGAAGCCGTTGGGCGCACTGACGCTTGATCGTGGCGCAGTGGACGCGCTTCAGCGCGGCAAAAGCTTGCTGCCGGCCGGCATCACAAATGTTGTTGGCAACTTCGAGCGGGGGGATGCAGTTTCGCTTTTGGGGCCGGACGGGGCGGGTGTCGGTTCCGGTCTTGCGCGCTATTCCGCTGCCGAAGCGCGGTTGATACAAGGCCACCAAAGCGTCGAGATCGAAGCATTGCTCGGGTATCCGGGGCGCGCTGCCCTGATCCACCGTGACGATATGGCTCTATAA
- a CDS encoding glycosyltransferase family 2 protein: protein MRDFSIIIPCYNAALTLQATLQSIQAQTCQDWEVICVDDGSTDATLEVLHTARSLDPRIRVIHNVGKGPSRARNLGALTFATGDVIAFCDADDIWGPEKLGQLNDCFDTPDIDAAFGQVAFFQDDPAEVTATSTIPATPLSIQMLLGENPVCTMSNIAVRRDAFLRTGGFNEEMVHNEDLDWLIRLVGTGAQVVGIDALQTWYRSSPYGLSANLRAMQQGRKDAIRTAGRFGHAPTRRSDAIFLRYLCRRALRLGQGRLLPLRFAFKGVMRSPAGFFSTPWRGLATLAGAMLVPVLPSRLSQILFSR, encoded by the coding sequence ATGAGGGACTTCTCAATCATCATTCCATGCTACAACGCCGCTCTCACCCTCCAAGCGACCTTGCAAAGCATTCAGGCCCAGACCTGTCAGGATTGGGAAGTCATTTGTGTGGATGATGGCTCAACGGATGCAACGCTGGAGGTCCTGCATACTGCACGCAGCCTCGATCCGCGCATCCGCGTCATCCACAATGTGGGTAAAGGCCCCAGCCGGGCGCGAAACCTAGGGGCGCTTACCTTCGCCACAGGTGACGTGATAGCCTTCTGCGACGCGGATGACATTTGGGGGCCCGAAAAACTTGGCCAGCTAAACGACTGCTTTGACACACCCGACATCGACGCAGCCTTTGGACAGGTCGCCTTTTTCCAAGATGATCCTGCCGAAGTCACTGCCACTTCTACAATCCCCGCCACGCCGCTGAGCATTCAGATGCTGTTGGGGGAAAACCCCGTTTGCACCATGTCCAACATTGCCGTGCGCCGAGATGCCTTTCTGCGCACAGGTGGCTTTAACGAGGAGATGGTCCACAACGAGGATCTTGACTGGCTGATCCGTCTTGTCGGCACTGGCGCGCAAGTGGTTGGCATCGATGCGCTTCAAACATGGTATCGCAGCAGCCCTTACGGCCTCTCCGCCAATCTGCGCGCCATGCAACAGGGTCGCAAAGACGCCATCCGCACAGCTGGCCGGTTCGGACACGCCCCGACACGGCGCTCTGACGCGATTTTTCTACGCTATCTGTGCCGCCGGGCTTTGCGCTTGGGGCAGGGGCGTCTGCTACCTTTGCGTTTCGCTTTCAAAGGGGTGATGCGCAGTCCCGCTGGCTTCTTTAGCACCCCGTGGCGCGGCCTTGCCACATTGGCAGGTGCCATGCTTGTCCCCGTTCTTCCCTCCCGGCTCTCTCAAATTCTGTTCTCACGCTAA
- a CDS encoding LysE family translocator encodes MSIALVPLTVFAASQVGTPGPANMALLATGARFGFRAALPFVAGVALGKQLIIWPIGFGLMELAEAAPGVFTALKYLSAAYIIWLAWKVANLRLGHGDAATSVPGFAAGLIVHPLNPKAWAMIVGSFTAFVGPDVPTLAATATVAAVLLACQMVMHPLWTLGGSAIARTVAGTRAEPYLMWTLAGLTVASVLFVLFGGKF; translated from the coding sequence ATGAGCATCGCTCTCGTTCCACTGACCGTTTTTGCGGCCAGTCAGGTAGGTACACCCGGTCCTGCGAATATGGCGTTGCTTGCCACGGGCGCGCGCTTTGGATTTCGTGCGGCGCTGCCTTTCGTGGCGGGTGTGGCTCTGGGCAAGCAGTTGATCATCTGGCCGATCGGTTTTGGTCTGATGGAGCTGGCAGAGGCTGCTCCGGGCGTGTTTACCGCGCTCAAGTATCTATCGGCTGCCTATATTATCTGGCTTGCGTGGAAGGTGGCGAACCTGCGTCTGGGGCATGGGGATGCTGCAACGTCTGTGCCTGGCTTTGCGGCGGGGTTGATTGTCCATCCTCTGAACCCCAAAGCATGGGCGATGATCGTTGGCAGTTTTACGGCCTTCGTTGGGCCTGATGTGCCGACACTGGCAGCGACTGCAACAGTTGCGGCCGTGTTGTTGGCCTGTCAGATGGTCATGCATCCGCTCTGGACCTTGGGCGGTAGCGCAATTGCGCGCACCGTTGCAGGTACGCGTGCTGAGCCCTATTTGATGTGGACCCTCGCGGGGCTGACGGTTGCTTCGGTTTTGTTTGTTTTATTTGGCGGAAAGTTCTGA
- a CDS encoding GNAT family N-acetyltransferase, protein MSRSDTIPELARKGLRLRAPVQADIAARKTLGRVPEITQMFGIPLGDPKPISTAEAEGWFGSLSAQPLAWVIEEQGALIGEIRLQSHVIEDRRAEMEISILDPKKLGQGIGPRAIHLLLRHAFETMRLHRVAVRVLASNTRAIVAFRKVGFVEEGRERQSSKVGQKWQDDVIMGLLNAEYVGIGV, encoded by the coding sequence ATGTCTAGATCAGATACCATTCCAGAGTTGGCTCGTAAGGGTCTTCGCCTGCGTGCGCCGGTTCAGGCCGACATCGCAGCGCGCAAAACGTTGGGGCGCGTCCCCGAAATCACCCAGATGTTTGGTATACCGCTGGGCGATCCAAAGCCGATTTCGACGGCTGAAGCAGAAGGCTGGTTCGGGTCTCTGTCGGCCCAGCCGCTGGCGTGGGTGATAGAGGAGCAGGGCGCGTTAATCGGTGAAATCCGGTTGCAAAGCCATGTGATTGAAGACCGCCGCGCCGAGATGGAAATTTCCATTCTTGATCCTAAAAAGCTGGGGCAGGGGATCGGCCCACGCGCAATTCACCTGCTGTTGCGTCATGCCTTTGAAACAATGCGACTGCATCGTGTGGCTGTACGGGTTCTGGCATCCAACACCCGTGCAATTGTGGCGTTCCGCAAGGTAGGCTTTGTCGAGGAAGGTCGAGAGAGGCAGTCGTCAAAGGTGGGGCAGAAATGGCAAGATGACGTCATCATGGGCCTCTTGAATGCGGAATACGTAGGTATCGGGGTATGA
- a CDS encoding 50S ribosomal protein L21, with protein sequence MFAVLKTGGKQYKVQAGDMLRVERIAASAGETVQFNEVLMLGGDNPQVGAPMIEDAGVQAEVVDQIKGEKVIHFVKRRRKHSSKRTKGHRQKLTLVKITEIMASGAGKSGVAAAIGTGSVSAAAVAAITGKSVEAAPAKKAKAAKPAKAAAPKAEKAEKPAKAKKAAKGEGDDLSQISGVGPVIVGKLNDAGITTFAQIAAWTDADVEAIEEKLSFKGRVGREDWIAQAKDLAKG encoded by the coding sequence ATGTTTGCGGTCCTGAAAACAGGCGGTAAGCAATATAAAGTTCAAGCGGGCGACATGCTCCGCGTAGAGCGTATTGCGGCATCTGCCGGTGAGACAGTTCAATTCAACGAAGTGCTGATGCTTGGTGGCGACAACCCACAGGTTGGCGCGCCCATGATCGAAGACGCCGGCGTTCAAGCCGAAGTTGTCGACCAGATCAAAGGCGAGAAAGTTATCCACTTCGTCAAGCGTCGCCGGAAGCACTCTTCCAAGCGCACCAAAGGCCACCGTCAGAAACTGACGCTGGTAAAGATCACCGAGATCATGGCATCCGGCGCAGGTAAATCCGGCGTAGCGGCAGCCATCGGCACGGGTTCCGTATCCGCAGCGGCAGTTGCAGCCATCACAGGTAAATCCGTTGAGGCGGCACCTGCGAAAAAAGCTAAAGCAGCAAAGCCTGCAAAAGCAGCGGCCCCTAAAGCCGAGAAAGCTGAAAAGCCTGCCAAGGCGAAGAAAGCTGCAAAGGGTGAAGGCGACGATCTGTCCCAGATCTCCGGCGTTGGCCCTGTCATTGTTGGCAAGCTGAATGACGCAGGCATCACCACATTCGCACAGATTGCGGCGTGGACAGATGCTGACGTAGAAGCGATTGAAGAGAAACTGTCGTTCAAAGGTCGTGTCGGTCGTGAAGACTGGATCGCACAGGCCAAAGATCTGGCAAAAGGCTAA
- a CDS encoding histidine phosphotransferase family protein translates to MNHNTDFAALIGSRICHDLISPIGAINNGLELMEMSLQSPTQEMDLIAESVANASARIRFFRIAFGSADTQMVGRSEVVSILKDSYASSRLSVVWAPEDGQPRRLVRLALLATLCMETAMPYGGRIEISITDGQISLTGHADKLNLDETLWSMLEGSMEKYDLRPAQVQFGLLPTHAASEGHTLKVERTENALCITL, encoded by the coding sequence ATGAACCACAACACCGACTTTGCTGCCTTGATCGGGAGCCGCATCTGCCACGACCTGATATCTCCAATTGGCGCTATCAACAACGGTTTGGAACTCATGGAGATGAGCCTGCAGTCACCAACGCAGGAAATGGACCTTATTGCCGAAAGTGTGGCCAACGCCAGTGCACGCATCCGCTTTTTCCGCATCGCTTTTGGGTCTGCGGACACACAGATGGTCGGCCGATCCGAAGTGGTATCCATCCTAAAGGACAGCTACGCCTCTTCGCGGCTTTCGGTTGTCTGGGCACCAGAAGATGGCCAACCCCGACGCCTCGTGAGGCTCGCCCTACTGGCAACACTCTGCATGGAAACCGCCATGCCATACGGCGGCCGGATCGAAATTTCGATCACAGATGGCCAAATCTCTCTGACGGGTCACGCAGACAAGCTCAACCTTGATGAAACCCTATGGTCCATGCTTGAAGGTAGCATGGAGAAATACGATTTGCGGCCCGCGCAGGTTCAGTTCGGCCTGCTCCCCACACACGCCGCATCCGAGGGACACACTCTCAAGGTTGAGCGCACAGAAAATGCCCTCTGCATCACTCTTTAG
- a CDS encoding glycosyltransferase — protein sequence MKELPTVLHLVDDTTAGGVMRVLDFLRSDPEMAKTATHEVKFVKRGSLSWPVGAADVVVSHLTVSWSALPSLMTLRMRFALVPLIHVEHSYTEGFVAHNVTHKRRFIRLLKTAYGLFDRVVSVSKGQADWMIASRLIRGEKLSTIQSCVDLDAFRSVPASTNQARVFGAIGRLDGQKGFDTLIKAFRQCADPDIALHIIGEGAEEVALRSLAGDDPRIVFRGFYEDATAALASIDVVVMPSRWEAYGLVAIETLASGRRLLCSNIDGLRDHEQRGAVLFDGKNASILRELIAHEARCGRIDAPNWSKQKTLQLESRFREAWDHMLREVDVQSR from the coding sequence ATGAAGGAGCTGCCAACCGTTTTGCACCTTGTCGACGATACCACCGCTGGCGGCGTGATGCGCGTTCTCGATTTTCTTCGGTCCGATCCGGAAATGGCCAAGACAGCAACGCATGAAGTCAAGTTTGTCAAACGTGGATCACTTTCCTGGCCTGTCGGGGCTGCGGATGTCGTCGTTTCACACCTGACGGTCTCTTGGTCTGCGTTGCCGTCACTGATGACCCTTCGCATGCGGTTTGCTCTGGTTCCGCTTATCCACGTCGAGCACAGCTATACAGAAGGATTTGTAGCCCACAACGTGACACATAAGCGCCGCTTTATCCGTTTGCTGAAAACAGCTTATGGATTGTTCGACCGCGTCGTGAGTGTCAGCAAGGGACAAGCAGACTGGATGATCGCAAGTCGTCTTATCAGGGGCGAAAAACTTTCCACCATCCAGTCTTGCGTCGATCTGGATGCCTTTCGGTCCGTGCCGGCGTCTACAAACCAAGCACGTGTTTTTGGAGCGATTGGCCGGCTGGACGGGCAAAAAGGGTTTGATACTTTGATAAAGGCGTTTCGCCAGTGCGCGGATCCCGATATTGCACTGCATATCATCGGAGAAGGTGCAGAAGAGGTCGCACTCAGATCCCTCGCAGGCGACGATCCCCGCATTGTTTTTCGTGGATTTTATGAGGATGCAACCGCTGCACTTGCGTCAATTGATGTCGTCGTCATGCCCTCGCGCTGGGAAGCCTACGGCCTGGTGGCCATCGAAACGCTGGCAAGCGGGCGTAGATTACTTTGCAGTAATATTGATGGTCTGAGGGATCATGAACAGCGCGGCGCGGTTCTGTTTGATGGAAAAAACGCATCGATATTGCGCGAGCTGATTGCACATGAAGCCCGATGTGGAAGGATAGACGCGCCAAACTGGAGCAAGCAGAAGACCTTGCAGCTGGAAAGCCGGTTTCGTGAGGCTTGGGATCACATGTTGCGCGAGGTGGATGTTCAATCCCGCTGA